The window GCTGGTGAGGACCTCGCTCGGGACGCCTTCGAAGATCAGCTGACCGAAGTCCAGGACGTAGGCGTAGTCGCACAGCCCGCTGATGACCGTCATGTCGTGCTCGACAATCAGGATCCCGATTCCGTTCTCGGCGACCACGTGTCGCAGCAACTCGGTGAACGCATCACTCTCGGAGTGGTCCAGACCCGAGGACGGCTCGTCGAGCAGGAGCAGCCGGAAGTCCCCCGCGAGCGCACGGGCCAGCTCGACCAGGCGCCGCTGACCGGTCGAGAGCCGGCCCGCCCGCGCCGAGGCGAGTTCACTGATCCCGCATTGCTCCATCGCACGCTGCGCGGCCTCCATGACCAACGAGCGCTCACCCCGGCGAGGCAGCAACTGCGTCACCGGCGAGACCCCGGCGAGGCGTGCCTCGCGCCCCAGCGCGACGTTCTCGGCGACCGAGAGACTGTCGAACAGCTCGATCCGCTGGAACGTACGCCCGATACCCAAATGCGCGCGGCGGGACTCCGGCGCCTTCGTCAGATCGACCCCGTCGAAGGTGATCGACCCCTCCGACGGGGTGAGGGAGCCGGAACAAGCGTTGAACGTCGTCGACTTGCCGGCACCGTTCGGTCCGATCAGGCCGGTGACCTGGCCGATCGGGGCACTCATCGTCAGGTGGTCCACCGCGGTGTGCCCACCGAAGCGGATCACCAGGCCGTCGATGTGCAGCCCGGCCAGGGCCGCGCGGGTCGCCGCGGCTTCGGTTGCCGTTATGGTCATGGTGTCTATTATAGACATCCTGTCTATTTCTGGCGAGGGTGCACACATGGACAACGTCGACGTCATCGTCATCGGGGCGGGCCACAACGGGCTCGTGGCCGCGAACTACATCGCCGACGCCGGCCGGCGGGTGCTCGTCGTCGAGGCCAACCCCGAGATCGGCGGCTTCACCGCGTCGCAGCGTGCGATCCCGGCGGCGCCGGACCACCTGACGCACCCGTACTCGTTCGACCCCTTCTTCTGGGACTCGTTCCCACCGGCGACCGAGCTCGGCCTCGACCGCTACGGCCTTCGGCGGGTGCGTGTCGACCCCGGCCTGGTGTACCTCGACCCCGACGACGCCTCGCTCGCGTTCTGGGAGGACCCGCGGGAGACGGCGCGCGAGATCGAGCGGTACTCCAAGGTGGACGCCGCGTCCTACCTGGAATTCGCCCGCCTGCTGCGCGCCTTCAGTGACATCGCCCTCGCGTACTTCGTGGCGAACCCGGTGCGGTTCGACGTCCGGCCCCTCGCCCGCACGGCACGGCACGCGCTGCGGCACCGCAAGTACCTGCGCGACATCGCGGCCCTCGCCACCGGGACGGCGGCCGAGGCGATCGCCGACCGCTTCACCCACCCCGTCGTCCGCAACGCACTGCACGCCGCGGCCGGGTCGACGATCCCCAACTCCGCCGACGGCAGCGGCGCAGGCTTCCTCTGGCTCGCCAACCAGCACCGCCACTCGCACCAGCACCCCCTTGGGGGTATCCAGTCACTGCCCAACGCCCTCGCGAAGCGCCTGACCTCTCACGGCGGGAGGGTCGAGGTCAACGCCCCGGTCGCGGAGATCTTGGTCCGGGACGGCCGCGCCGTCGGCGTCAAGCTCCGTGACGGCCGGGAGATCGCCGCGACCGAGGCCGTCGTCGCGAGCTGCGACCCCAAGACCGCCCTCGGCAAGCTCCTGCCGGAATCCGCACTCCCGGCGAAGCTCCGCTCGCGCGTCGACAACATCGCGGTGCGCAACGGCGGCTACGGGCAGATGAAGGTCGACCTCGCGTTCTCGGGCCGACTCTCCCTGGACCGCTACGCCAAGCGCCGCGGAGACGGACTCGACCTGCGCCGCCCCATGCACGTGCTCGCGACCGAGGACGGTATCGAGCGAGCATTCGCCCGCTCCGCCGCCGGCCTGCTGCCCCACTCCGACGACTTCAGCATGTGGAACGTGATCCCGACCGGCGTGGACCCGTCCCAGGCGCCCGCCGGACAGGACAACTTCTACTGCTACCTCGCGGTCGCGCCCTACGAGGTCGAGGGTGGCTGGGACACCGCCGACAGCGCCGGCCTGACGATGCGTCAGCGAGCAGGAGACGCCGTCGTCGCGAAGCTCGGCCGCTTCTACGACGGCGTCGAGACGCTGGAGATCGGCCGCCGCGTCCTCACCAACACCGACTTCGAGGCCCTGGTCGGGGCGAGCGGCGGCAACATCACGCACGTCGACATGACGCTGAGCCGCGGCGGCCCGCGGCGCCCGGCCCGCGGCCTCGCCGGCTACCGCTCCCCGGTCCCCGGCCTGTACCTCGGGGGGTCCGGCTCGCACCCGAGTGGCGGCATCACCGGCGCACCGGGCTACATGGTCGCCCGCGAACTCCTCCGCGACCGCCGGAAGCAGCACAAGTGACCGCCCTGCACGAGCATCCCACGCCGACCGCAGCCGGCCCGGCGCCGCAGCGGCGTCCGGGCCCCCTGACCTTCTGGTCCGCGGTCGGTGCGCTCACGATCGCGCTGACGGCCTACTGCTGGACGCGGTGGATCCTCTCCGGGAACTTCACCCGGGCCGAAACGGGGACGGACTCCTACGACTATCTCTGGTACCTGCGGACGTTCGAGATCACCGCCACGGCGGCCGGCGTGGTCATGCTGTGGTGCTGGGTGATCCGCCCCTGGCGCCGGAGTCGGCACGTGCCGATCGACGGCAAGATCTTGCTCGGGATGATGTTCGCCTACGTCGTCGACCCGACGCTGAACGTCTTCAACTCCGCGTTCGCAATGAACGCCCACTCGGTCAGTTACGGCTCGTGGGGCCCGTGGCTCCCGCTGGGCTGGAGCGCCGACGAGGAACGCTTCGCCGAGGGCCTGCTGTGGGCCCCGCAGCTCTACATGTACTTCGGGCTCTTCGCCGCCATGGCCGGTTGCGTGGCGCTGCGGTGGCTGCGGCGCCGCTGCCCCCGGGCGAGCAACCCGACCCTCTACGCGACCGTCTTCGTGGCGTTCACGCCGCTCGCGTTCGTCGTCGAGATGATCTTCCTGGTCCTGCCGCAGCTCTACGTTTTCCCCGGCGTCCCGAGCAACTTCAGTGTGTTCACCGGCGAGGTGTACCAGTACCCGTTCTACCAGGCGCTGTTCGCCGCCGTGTTCGGCCTGATGGTCACCTGGCTGCGCGACTCGGTCGACGAGACCGGGCGCTCCGCCGTCGAGCGCGGCGTCGACCGTCTCCCGATCGCCGAGTGGCGGCGGCACGCGATGTCGTTCTGCGCGGTGACCGGCTTCTGCACGGCGTCGGCGCTGAGCTACTTCCTGCCCTACGGGTACGCCTCGATGTCGGCGGACACCTACGTCGAGCTCCCCTCCTACCTCGCCCCGGCCGCCTACTGTGGCGTCGAGGGCAAGCCGATGTGTGCGTCCGAATACCTCGACCGACTGCAGAACGGCACGACTGAATGAGCAAGAAGGCTCCGGAGACGGTGCAGGCGCGGACCGGCGCCCGCCGTCGGGAGGCGACGCAGACCGCCATCGTGGACGCGATGCGCGCGCTGCTGCTGGCCGGCGAGCCGTTCTCCACACTGTCCGTCGAGCAGATCGCGAGTGCCGCCGGCCTCTCCCGCGCGACCTTCTACCTCCACTTCGCGGACAAGAAGGAGGTCATGATCCGCCTGGCCCACGAGATCGTGGAGCAGCGGTTCGTGATCGGGGCCGAACCCCTCGCTGACCCCCACATCAGCCGGGACGCGGTGAACGCCGTCGTCACCGAGATGGTCGACCGCTGGATCGACGACGCTCCCCTGCTCGAAGCGCTCATTGAACTCGCCGAGCAGGACGCGGCGGTGAACCAGAACTGGATGGATGCGGTCCACGAGGTCGGCGAGATGGGCGCGAAGCTGATGTCCGCCCACTGGGGCGGCGGGACGGGCGCGTACGACGACCCGGAGACCCTCGGCAAGGTCCTGGCCTGGATGTTCGAACGCTCGGCGCACCAGCTGACGCGCGACCGGTCGGCCCGCGACTCCGTGATCGCCGCCATCTCGGAGGTGCTCTGGCGCGTGTTCGAGTACCGGCCACCTCGCGGCCGGGCATGACCGCCGCGGCTCCGGCGCCACGCGGACCCCGGCGCCGGACCTCGGCGGAGGTGCAGCACGGCATCCTCACCGCCGCCCGTGACGCCTTCGCCGGCGAAGGGTACGACGGCACCGCCACGCGGCGGATCGCCGCCGCGGCGGGTGTCGCGGAGACACTGATCTTCCGTCACTTCGGTTCCAAGGCAGGGCTCTACCGGGTCGCGATCCTGGAGTCGTCTCCCTGGCTCATCCGCGAGTTCCGATGGACCCGCCGGCCCGAGGTCGAGCCCGAGACGAGCGCGCGGAACTGGGCGAACCATGTCCTGACGGTCGTCGAGGGCAACCGGGTGATGCTGGCCGGGCTGCTCAACCACGGCCTGCCGATCACCGGCGACCCGGAACTCACGGCGGAGGTCCAGGCCGTGCGGCGCGAGCTCTTCCGCGTGCTCGACCGCGGCGCGCGGGACGCGGTCGGGCGGGCGACGCCGGGCGTCGGGATCGCCCTCGCGGCCCGCAGCGCCTTCGCGACCTTCGTCTCGGTGTCCGCGTACGCGGCACTCTTCGACGTGCCGGACCCGGACGCGCTCGACGTCGACAGCCGGGCGGAGCTGGTCCGGCTCGCCGCGACCGCTCTCCTCGCCGCCGCGACGGAACCCGGCCGGTCGACTCAGGCGTCCGGGGCGTAGGACGCGATCATCGCGACCAGGCCGCCGCGCAGACCTTCGTCGTCGGTCAGGGTGCCGGCGATCGCGGCGGTGGCGGCGTCGACGAACCCGATGCCCGCGCGGATGAGACAGGCCGCCGTGATGAGTGTGCGGGTGGAGGCGACTTCGCGCAGGCCGGCGTCGTCGAGACGACGGATGGCGGCGCCGAGGCGGATGAGCGCCTGCGCGTCCTCCGCCCGGACGTCGACCTCGCCGCGCAGGATGTTCAGCTCCACCTCGGGCGAGGGATAGGTGAGCTCGACGGCGACCATGCGCTGGCGGGTGGACGTCTTCAGGTCCTTGAGGACGCTCTGGTACCCGGGGTTGTAACTGATGACCAGTTGGAAACCCTCCGCGGCGCGGAGCACCTCGCCGCCCCGCCGTTCCAGGTTCAGCTCGCGGCGGTGGTCGGCGAGCGAGTGGATCGCGACGGTCGCGTCCTGGCGTGCCTCGACGATCTCGTCGAGGTAGCAGATCCCGCCCTCGCGGACGGCGCGCGTGAGCGGACCGTCCTGCCACACGGTCTCCCCACCGGAGAGGACGTAACGGCCGAGCAGGTCGGAGGCGGTCATGTCCTCGTGGCAGGAGACGGTGAAAAGTGGCACGCCCGCCTCGGCGGCGACATGCTCGACCAGACGCGTCTTGCCGCACCCGGTCGGCCCCTTGAGCATCACCGGCAGACCCTCGCGTCGGGCCGCGCGGAACAGCTCGACCTCGTTGCCGACCGGCACGTAGCGGGGTACGCCGGTCGCAATGAGGGCCGGCGTGGGGGTCGTCGTGGTCAGGGTCATGCGCGTACTCCTCCTCCTCGCCGCCGGGCCGGGACCGGAGCCTCGGCCGAGCGGATGGAACGTCGGCTGGCCGCAGCGGTGCGGACGGCCCGGGCGAACAGCGGACGGATGTGGGCGGGCAGCGCCCCGGCGTCGACGAGTCGGGCCTGCGGGAGCTCCTGCCAGATCCGGTCCACGGCGGGATCGGGGCCGTGGCCGGCGTCCACGCTGATGCGCACACAGCCGACGCCGCGGGCGATCGCCGCGTGGAGCGCGTGACGGCAATCGGCCTCGGCGTAGTCGCCCTCGTAGTCCGACTCGTAGGGGAAGCCGTCCCCGACCATCACCAGCAGACGTCGAGTCGTTCCCGCCTCGCGCTCCAGGACGGCGGTGGCGTGGCGCACCGCGGCGCCCAGACGGGTGAAGCCGTGCGGTTCGATGCGAGCCAGGCGTTTCCGGGCGCCGGAGTCGTAACGGTCGGCGAAAGACTTCACACGCAGGAAGCGGACGTCCTGCCGCCCCGCCGACAGGAACCCGAACGCGGCGACGGGGTTGCCCAGCCGGTCGAGTGCCCCGGTCAGGGCGTCCACGATCCGGCGGTGCTCGTCGTACTGGCGACGGCCGTCGACGGAGTCGGCGCTGGACGAGGTCGCGTCGAGCAGGACGAGAACGCCGAGGTCGCGTCCGGTCCGCCGCGGCTGCGCATAGACGCGCGCCTCGCGGGTGTCCCCGGCCGCGCGGTCGGCGACCAGGTCGACGAGTGCGTTCAGGTCGAGAACGTCGCCGGACTCGTGGCCCGTGCGGTACTCGGCGGCGTGGCCCAACGCGGCGAGTTGTCGGCGCAGCGCGCGGTCCTCCACGACGAGCGGACACCCGTCGAGCTCCACCTCCGGAGGGTCGAACTCGGCGACGACGCAGCGGTCGGGCCGGAGCACCTGCCTCCGGACGTCCCATTCGGGATAGTGCGATCCCCGCGGGACGGGTCGGCTGTCGACGACCCGCCCCGGCAACGCCACGGCGAGCCGTCGGGCGTGCTCGCCCGGCCGTCCGGGCCCGCGGTCCTCGCCGGTCGAGTTGTCCCCGCCCCCGCCGCCACCCTCGCCGGGCGACCGGCCCATGCCGAGCAGCTTGCGGAAGACCGAGGACAGCGGGCTGGACCCCGGCATGGAGAACATCTCCAGGACCCGCGAGGACTCGGCCTCGTCGGGGTCGAGTTCGGGAACGCCCCCGTCGAGGCGGAGGTCGTCCGCCGGCGAGATCGGAGTCGAACCAGAGTCCGCAACTGCGGCTCGCCGGACCTGACCCGGCCTCAGTTCCCCGAACCACGGGGGCGGTCCGGCGATCGGACGCCGCCGCTCCTGCGCCCAGGCCAGCGACTCCGCCGCGCTGGCGGAGCAGGGGCCGGGGACGGCACCCGCGATTCGAGCAGCGACGCGGGGCGGCAGGACCGGAACCGTGGTCGCCGCCCGCGCCACCTCGAGGGCGAGGTACCGGGGGTGCAGCCGACGGTGCCCGGCCAGCCGCTTGACCATCGCGAGGTCGAGACCCCCCGCCGCGATCAGCGCCGCCTGGGTCAGCACGGTCGCCTCGACGAGCGCCGGATCCGTCGGCGGGACGAAGATCGTCCGGCCGTCGGTCCAGGCCCGCTCGCCGGTCGCGGGGGCCACCGTGAGGGAGCGACCCGCGACCGCGGAGGCGAGCAGGTTCAGTCGATCGAGTTCGTCGAGCACGGCGTCGATGGATTCTCGCGGGCGGTTCGCACGAGGACAGCGATCTGACGGAGGGTTAGGTCACCCGGAGCGATCGCCTTGCCGCCCGTGTCCGCGAGTGCGTCGAGACCGTCCGCGAACGCGTCCACGCCCTGATTGGCCATCTCGTTGCCCGCCGCGAACGGTGCGATCACGGCCCGGACCTGGTCGATGTACCCGGGTGCCTCGGTGCGCAGTTGCTGCACGCCCTGTGCACCCTGGGCGAGGAACTGGGCCTGCGCCGTGCCGAGCGGGTCCGGCAGCGGCTGCGAGAGCGCGGCGAGCGCGATGCCGTACACCACGGACGGGCCCGCGACGGAGCCGGTCGAGAGTGCGTCCAGCAGCGCGGAGAACCCGGTCACCCGCGCCGCGGGGCAGGGTCCGGCCGCCGTCGTCGGCACCGGCGTGTTCGGCAACTCGGCGGCCTGCGCGCTCCCCGCGACCACGGGAGCGCTGCCCAGCAGTACTCCGAGCATCCCGGCGGTGACACCGCACCGCGTGGCGATCTTCATGACGACTCCTTCCGTTCGTGCGCCGCGATCAGCCCTTGGGGCAGTTCAACGCCGGGCCCGGGCCCTGGGTGAACTTCTTGCCCTTGACGACGACGATCCCGAAGCACAGCTTCTTCGGGGCGCTCTTGCCCTTGGTGAAGTCGAGGGGGTACGTCATGCCACCGAGCGACTCCCCCTTGATCTGGTAGACGCCCTTGAAGACGTCCGCCGCGGTGGGGTTCTCCGCCGGCAGGTTCACCGCGGCCGCGCCGAAGAAGGCACCGGCCGCCCAGCCGAGGATGTTGCTGCCGTCCGGCGCCACACCGGGGGCGTACCGAGCGAGCGCGTCGATGAAGGTCCGCACGCCCTCGACGTTCGTCGCCGTCCACGGCGCGATCTTCGTGCCGATCACGATGCCGTCGACGACGTCCGCCTTCGGCAGCCCGGCGTTCACGACGATGTCACCCGTGCCGAGCATCGGCCGGTAGTTCTGCCGCGCACAGTCCGAGGCGAACCGCTCGATGCTGGCCGAGTCCATCCCGAAGACGAGCAGGTCGGCGCCGGCTTGCTTGGCAGCGAGGCAGTTGGCCGTGTAGTCCGGCTGGGTCAGCGAAGGCCGGGCCGCCATCATCGGCGTGAGGCCGATGGACTTCATGTAGGCGGGGTCCTTCCACGTCGCGTCGAACAGGTCGCAGATGCTGAAGTCACTGCACGCGAACGAGGCGACCTTCGTCTTGCCGGCGCGCACGGCCTCCTGCGCGACCGCGCCGATGATGGCCTTGGCGAACATGTCGCCGGCCGGGAACGCCGTGACCGTGTAGGGGTTCTCGTAGAACTGGTTGAGACCGCCCTCGGAGCTGAAGGTCACGATCTTCTTCGCGTTCAAGTACTCGTTGTTGCCCGCCGGAGCGAAGCCGAGGGTGTTCTGGACGAACGCGATGACGTTCCGCTGCTCCACGAACTCCTTGACGAGCGAGTTGTAGCGGGCCGGGTCGCCGCCGTCGTCACCGACCAGCACGTTGATCGGGTGGCCGTTCGCTCCGCCATTGGCGTTCGCGTGGCTGGCCCAGACGCGCGCCCCGGTGGTGGTCCCACCGACCAGCGCGCCGATCGGACCGGAGAAGGTGCCGACGAGCCCGACGTTGATCGGGCTGAGGTTGGCGACCTTCGGGGTGTTGGTCTTGGCGGTGCCGCTGTTGCCGGCGCCGGCCGTTGCGGCCGTACCGGCACCGGCGGCCGGCTTGGTGCCGGTGTTCGTCCCGGCGGTCGCGGGGGCCGCCGCACCACCCGCCGCCGGTGCGCCGGCAGCGGGCGCCGCGGCCGGGCCGGCGACACCACCCGCGGGAGCGTCGGCCGCCGCGCCCGAGACGCCCGCACCCGGGTCCGCGACGGCCGGCGGTGCACTGACGGCGCCGACGCCGGCGGCGGCAGCGACCTCGGCCTCGGGGTTGCGGTTTCCGCACCCGGTGAGCGAGGCGGCCAGCGCCAGGGCGAGCAGCGTCACCGCGCTCCGCGAAACGCGACCGGACCTACTGCGAGACATCGACGAGCTCCTTCTGATCGTGCTGAGGGTGAGGACGTAGGGCGTCGGCACGCCGGGCGGAACGCGGCGAACGCCAGTTCCGGTCGAGGGTGCGCACCGTGCGCCGATTTGATCCCGCGCGCCGGGCCGGAGCGATCAAGCTGCTCTTGATCC of the Sporichthya polymorpha DSM 43042 genome contains:
- a CDS encoding ABC transporter ATP-binding protein; the protein is MTITATEAAATRAALAGLHIDGLVIRFGGHTAVDHLTMSAPIGQVTGLIGPNGAGKSTTFNACSGSLTPSEGSITFDGVDLTKAPESRRAHLGIGRTFQRIELFDSLSVAENVALGREARLAGVSPVTQLLPRRGERSLVMEAAQRAMEQCGISELASARAGRLSTGQRRLVELARALAGDFRLLLLDEPSSGLDHSESDAFTELLRHVVAENGIGILIVEHDMTVISGLCDYAYVLDFGQLIFEGVPSEVLTSDIVRKAYLGTEDIGVGGH
- a CDS encoding nitric oxide reductase activation protein NorD yields the protein MLDELDRLNLLASAVAGRSLTVAPATGERAWTDGRTIFVPPTDPALVEATVLTQAALIAAGGLDLAMVKRLAGHRRLHPRYLALEVARAATTVPVLPPRVAARIAGAVPGPCSASAAESLAWAQERRRPIAGPPPWFGELRPGQVRRAAVADSGSTPISPADDLRLDGGVPELDPDEAESSRVLEMFSMPGSSPLSSVFRKLLGMGRSPGEGGGGGGDNSTGEDRGPGRPGEHARRLAVALPGRVVDSRPVPRGSHYPEWDVRRQVLRPDRCVVAEFDPPEVELDGCPLVVEDRALRRQLAALGHAAEYRTGHESGDVLDLNALVDLVADRAAGDTREARVYAQPRRTGRDLGVLVLLDATSSSADSVDGRRQYDEHRRIVDALTGALDRLGNPVAAFGFLSAGRQDVRFLRVKSFADRYDSGARKRLARIEPHGFTRLGAAVRHATAVLEREAGTTRRLLVMVGDGFPYESDYEGDYAEADCRHALHAAIARGVGCVRISVDAGHGPDPAVDRIWQELPQARLVDAGALPAHIRPLFARAVRTAAASRRSIRSAEAPVPARRRGGGVRA
- a CDS encoding ABC transporter substrate-binding protein; its protein translation is MTLLALALAASLTGCGNRNPEAEVAAAAGVGAVSAPPAVADPGAGVSGAAADAPAGGVAGPAAAPAAGAPAAGGAAAPATAGTNTGTKPAAGAGTAATAGAGNSGTAKTNTPKVANLSPINVGLVGTFSGPIGALVGGTTTGARVWASHANANGGANGHPINVLVGDDGGDPARYNSLVKEFVEQRNVIAFVQNTLGFAPAGNNEYLNAKKIVTFSSEGGLNQFYENPYTVTAFPAGDMFAKAIIGAVAQEAVRAGKTKVASFACSDFSICDLFDATWKDPAYMKSIGLTPMMAARPSLTQPDYTANCLAAKQAGADLLVFGMDSASIERFASDCARQNYRPMLGTGDIVVNAGLPKADVVDGIVIGTKIAPWTATNVEGVRTFIDALARYAPGVAPDGSNILGWAAGAFFGAAAVNLPAENPTAADVFKGVYQIKGESLGGMTYPLDFTKGKSAPKKLCFGIVVVKGKKFTQGPGPALNCPKG
- a CDS encoding TetR/AcrR family transcriptional regulator, producing MSKKAPETVQARTGARRREATQTAIVDAMRALLLAGEPFSTLSVEQIASAAGLSRATFYLHFADKKEVMIRLAHEIVEQRFVIGAEPLADPHISRDAVNAVVTEMVDRWIDDAPLLEALIELAEQDAAVNQNWMDAVHEVGEMGAKLMSAHWGGGTGAYDDPETLGKVLAWMFERSAHQLTRDRSARDSVIAAISEVLWRVFEYRPPRGRA
- a CDS encoding TetR/AcrR family transcriptional regulator, whose translation is MTAAAPAPRGPRRRTSAEVQHGILTAARDAFAGEGYDGTATRRIAAAAGVAETLIFRHFGSKAGLYRVAILESSPWLIREFRWTRRPEVEPETSARNWANHVLTVVEGNRVMLAGLLNHGLPITGDPELTAEVQAVRRELFRVLDRGARDAVGRATPGVGIALAARSAFATFVSVSAYAALFDVPDPDALDVDSRAELVRLAATALLAAATEPGRSTQASGA
- a CDS encoding phytoene desaturase family protein encodes the protein MDNVDVIVIGAGHNGLVAANYIADAGRRVLVVEANPEIGGFTASQRAIPAAPDHLTHPYSFDPFFWDSFPPATELGLDRYGLRRVRVDPGLVYLDPDDASLAFWEDPRETAREIERYSKVDAASYLEFARLLRAFSDIALAYFVANPVRFDVRPLARTARHALRHRKYLRDIAALATGTAAEAIADRFTHPVVRNALHAAAGSTIPNSADGSGAGFLWLANQHRHSHQHPLGGIQSLPNALAKRLTSHGGRVEVNAPVAEILVRDGRAVGVKLRDGREIAATEAVVASCDPKTALGKLLPESALPAKLRSRVDNIAVRNGGYGQMKVDLAFSGRLSLDRYAKRRGDGLDLRRPMHVLATEDGIERAFARSAAGLLPHSDDFSMWNVIPTGVDPSQAPAGQDNFYCYLAVAPYEVEGGWDTADSAGLTMRQRAGDAVVAKLGRFYDGVETLEIGRRVLTNTDFEALVGASGGNITHVDMTLSRGGPRRPARGLAGYRSPVPGLYLGGSGSHPSGGITGAPGYMVARELLRDRRKQHK
- a CDS encoding CbbQ/NirQ/NorQ/GpvN family protein; its protein translation is MTLTTTTPTPALIATGVPRYVPVGNEVELFRAARREGLPVMLKGPTGCGKTRLVEHVAAEAGVPLFTVSCHEDMTASDLLGRYVLSGGETVWQDGPLTRAVREGGICYLDEIVEARQDATVAIHSLADHRRELNLERRGGEVLRAAEGFQLVISYNPGYQSVLKDLKTSTRQRMVAVELTYPSPEVELNILRGEVDVRAEDAQALIRLGAAIRRLDDAGLREVASTRTLITAACLIRAGIGFVDAATAAIAGTLTDDEGLRGGLVAMIASYAPDA
- a CDS encoding spirocyclase AveC family protein, translating into MTALHEHPTPTAAGPAPQRRPGPLTFWSAVGALTIALTAYCWTRWILSGNFTRAETGTDSYDYLWYLRTFEITATAAGVVMLWCWVIRPWRRSRHVPIDGKILLGMMFAYVVDPTLNVFNSAFAMNAHSVSYGSWGPWLPLGWSADEERFAEGLLWAPQLYMYFGLFAAMAGCVALRWLRRRCPRASNPTLYATVFVAFTPLAFVVEMIFLVLPQLYVFPGVPSNFSVFTGEVYQYPFYQALFAAVFGLMVTWLRDSVDETGRSAVERGVDRLPIAEWRRHAMSFCAVTGFCTASALSYFLPYGYASMSADTYVELPSYLAPAAYCGVEGKPMCASEYLDRLQNGTTE